One genomic window of Garra rufa chromosome 2, GarRuf1.0, whole genome shotgun sequence includes the following:
- the LOC141326207 gene encoding tandem C2 domains nuclear protein, whose protein sequence is MTECIKNCCRTFLSEKNEPEIQMIKVRPPGKLTAESNVKRNIGVSEDYLLSKLPPDGREVPFVVPTFKPSYIQPRGAQYSGYNIGQQSATRTTYAERKAELAGAGQMMYDPDLALNNSHMMSYASPGSLRRPTVKNRPSNSLATDLEHSAKQRLSHSMYDLSNPQGHVQRYDSVSSVQSSTSSIQDSFGSSRSLESITLSGDERDCEPGKVCVHLKYEEAVEQVWITLVKCTDLCVYTDGVEVQKIGVKGVITMSKPVRFKSTIKEASEDTVFMETFVFTLNLEQIRRSALVLRLQAHTPRKRTLGECVLSLRTLGPQETTHWLEFKPHSKTHVCHAELQLALCFQPVNSRMQLQILSAQNLPSSSSPLTQSFFVKVELLSEGKALLKRKTKVMKSSGRQIQWEEVLHLPVTNQDQNLQLAVKLYSRSSVRRKHLLGQVLLGFDSSSPEAVEQWRDSMANPEKVVTSWHSVSRL, encoded by the exons ATGACAGAATGTATCAAAAACTGCTGCAGGACATTTTTGTCCGAGAAGAATGAACCAGAGATTCAGA TGATTAAGGTTCGACCTCCTGGTAAATTAACTGCTGAGTCTAATGTGAAGAGGAATATTGGAGTATCAGAGGATTATCTGCTGTCCAAACTGCCTCCAGACGGCCGGGAGGTTCCATTTGTCGTCCCAACTTTCAAACCCTCTTACATCCAGCCAAGAGGAGCACAGTACTCTGGCTATAACATTGGGCAACAGA GTGCCACAAGGACCACTTATGCAGAAAGGAAGGCAGAGCTCGCAGGAGCCGGTCAAATGATGTACGACCCTGATTTGGCTTTAAACAACAGTCATATGATGAGCTACGCGTCACCAGGCTCACTGAGACGCCCCACTGTCAAAAACAGACCCAGCAACAGTCTTGCCACAG ATTTGGAGCACAGTGCCAAACAGAGACTCAGTCACTCAATGTATGATTTGTCAAACCCTCAGGGCCACGTACAG CGTTATGATTCTGTATCCAGTGTCCAGAGCAGCACATCCTCCATTCAGGATTCCTTTGGGAGCAGCCGTAGTCTAG AGTCCATCACGCTGTCTGGCGATGAGCGGGATTGTGAGCCGGGAAAAGTGTGTGTGCACCTGAAGTATGAAGAGGCAGTGGAGCAGGTGTGGATCACCTTAGTGAAG TGTACGGATTTGTGTGTGTATACTGATGGGGTGGAGGTGCAGAAGATTGGGGTCAAAGGAGTCATCACCATGTCCAAGCCAGTGCGATTTAAGAGCACCATCAAAGAAGCATCAGAA GACACTGTCTTCATGGAGACATTTGTGTTTACTCTGAACTTAGAGCAGATACGCAGATCTGCTCTGGTGCTGCGCCTGCAGGCTCACACACCACGTAAACGTACGCTGGGAGAGTGTGTGTTATCTCTGCGAACCCTTGGACCCCAGGAAACAACGCATTGGCTGGAGTTCAAGCCTCACTCTAAAACACAT GTGTGTCATGCTGAGCTTCAGCTGGCCTTGTGCTTTCAGCCAGTGAACAGTCGAATGCAACTTCAGATCCTTAGTGCTCAAAACCTTCCGTCATCTTCCTCACCACTTACACAGA GTTTCTTTGTGAAGGTTGAGTTGTTGAGTGAGGGTAAGGCCTTACTGAAGAGGAAGACAAAGGTGATGAAATCATCAGGGAGGCAGATCCAATGGGAGGAAGTGCTTCATTTGCCCGTCACCAATCAGGACCAGAATCTGCAGCTGGCAGTCAAACTCTACAGCCGTAGCTCTGTTCGAAGAAAACACCTGCTGGGGCAG GTCCTCTTGGGTTTTGACAGCAGTTCTCCGGAGGCAGTGGAACAATGGAGGGATTCCATGGCTAATCCTGAAAAAGTGGTGACGTCTTGGCATAGCGTTAGTCGACTCTGA
- the fbln5 gene encoding fibulin-5 translates to MSFELRGLSWSTNKRMLSVLICIICCIHSGKSQTCSDGFTYDRRARQCIDVDECRTLPDPCRGDMQCVNQNGGYLCIPRGLYSQSYARNSQRSYPEASYPEESYPDRSLGYSEPLVPNVPPVGAGPGPGPGPSYPIVSRSTPCILGYTLGADGTCVDVDECEAVSHQCNPTQVCINTAGGYTCSCTEGYWLVGGQCQDIDECRYGYCQQLCANIPGSYSCSCSPGFLLNTDSRTCQDVDECETTPCSHGCLNTYGSFMCTCDEGFELASDGTTCNDLDECSFSDFLCQHTCVNTPGSFSCVCPPGYYVYEDGRSCEDLNECESGNNTCTAAQVCFNFQGGYTCLDPLRCDPPYIELSDNQCMCSAENPACRERPFTVLYRHMDLSSGRSVPADIFQMQATTRYPGAFYIFQIKSGNDGREFYMRQTSNISATLVLARPIKGPKTIVLDLEMVTVNNVINFRGSSIIRLTIFVSEHPF, encoded by the exons ATGTCATTTGAACTACGTGGCTTGAGTTGGTCGACCAACAAAAG aaTGTTGTCAGTTTTAATATGTATCATATGCTGCATTCACTCTGGGAAAAGTCAG ACTTGCTCAGATGGATTTACTTATGACCGCCGTGCGAGACAGTGTATCG ACGTTGATGAGTGCCGGACACTGCCAGACCCATGTCGGGGTGACATGCAGTGCGTAAATCAGAACGGTGGATACCTGTGCATCCCCCGTGGACTCTACTCCCAATCCTATGCCCGGAACAGTCAACGCTCCTACCCTGAGGCCTCCTATCCTGAAGAGTCCTACCCTGACAGATCATTGGGATATTCAGAACCATTAGTTCCTAATGTTCCTCCTGTCGGTGCAGGACCTGGTCCAGGCCCTGGTCCGAGCTACCCAATAGTGAGCCGATCCACTCCCTGCATCCTCGGATATACACTTGGTGCTGATGGCACTTGTGTTG ATGTCGATGAATGTGAGGCAGTGTCACACCAGTGTAACCCGACTCAGGTGTGTATAAATACAGCCGGTGGATATACCTGCTCATGTACTGAGGGCTACTGGCTGGTGGGTGGACAGTGCCAAG ACATTGATGAGTGTCGCTATGGTTACTGCCAGCAGCTGTGCGCTAACATCCCTGGCTCATATTCCTGCTCCTGTAGTCCTGGATTTCTTCTTAATACAGATAGCAGGACATGCCAAG ATGTGGATGAGTGTGAGACAACCCCATGCTCGCATGGCTGTTTGAACACATATGGCTCATTCATGTGCACCTGTGACGAGGGCTTCGAGCTCGCCTCTGATGGGACAACCTGCAATG ATCTGGACGAGTGCAGTTTTTCAGACTTCCTTTGTCAGCACACGTGTGTGAACACACCAGGTTCGTTCTCCTGCGTGTGTCCGCCTGGATATTACGTTTATGAAGATGGAAGGAGCTGTGAAG ACCTCAATGAATGTGAGTCTGGTAACAACACCTGTACAGCAGCACAAGTGTGTTTTAACTTCCAGGGAGGTTACACATGTCTGGACCCTCTTAGATGTGATCCACCTTACATAGAGCTCAGCGACAA TCAGTGCATGTGTTCGGCGGAGAATCCCGCGTGTCGGGAAAGACCCTTTACTGTCCTGTACAGGCATATGGATTTGTCCTCTGGCCGCAGTGTTCCTGCCGATATATTTCAAATGCAGGCCACCACACGTTACCCTGGAGCATTTTACATCTTTCAGATCAAGTCTGGCAACGACGGGCGAGAGTTTTACATGCGG CAAACCAGTAATATCAGTGCAACTTTGGTTCTGGCCCGGCCCATTAAAGGACCAAAGACCATCGTTCTAGACCTAGAGATGGTTACCGTTAACAACGTCATCAACTTCCGTGGCAGTTCAATTATCCGCCTCACAATATTTGTCTCTGAACATCCATTCTGA
- the plek2 gene encoding pleckstrin-2 — protein MGTESENNGALKEGFLVKRGHVVQNWKVRWFVLKSDRLLYYKYEGGKRDSCHRGTIPLSGCKITCPYLEYENRPLVMKLQTSTSEEHFLEACTREERDEWAAAIGKVVQKLQPDDVQTPSQSQIKGSTSLQLHNVNLSQVVDSMYDVHTGIRLCSHVEQGSSYTNCFSGSAVVDWLVFNKLALTRVEAVTLASALLDEASLRPIGIRSTDALRNAALGEQFLDDSTVLYCFSQSFQKRGSVKAEKSRSAVELSGKVVKRGYLLKQGHKVKNWKVRLFVLRAEPTFLHYYDPSKDDITPVGSISLRGCLVSALNDNGIPSGVKGKVQGNLFKIITQADTHYYIQAPTHEERMEWIQSIRQLT, from the exons ATGGGCACTGAGTCTGAAAATAACGGCGCCCTCAAAGAGGGTTTTTTGGTGAAAAGG GGTCATGTGGTTCAAAACTGGAAAGTTCGCTGGTTTGTACTGAAATCGGACAGACTTCTGTATTACAAATATGAGGGCGGCAAACGGGATTCCTGCCATCGAGGGACAATACCGTTGAGTGGCTGCAAAATCACATGTCCTTACCTGGAGTACGAGAACAGACCG TTGGTGATGAAGCTACAGACCAGCACTTCAGAGGAGCACTTTCTGGAGGCTTGCACGAGAGAGGAACGTGACGAATGGGCTGCAGCGATTGGTAAAGTGGTACAAAAACTCCAACCAGATGATGTACAGACCCCCTCCCAATCACAAATTAAGGGTTCCACATCACTCCAGCTTCACAATGTCAACCTCAG TCAGGTGGTGGACTCCATGTATGATGTGCACACTGGTATCCGGCTTTGCAGTCATGTTGAGCAGGGCAGCTCCTACACCAATTGTTTCTCAG GCTCAGCAGTGGTGGACTGGCTTGTGTTTAATAAGCTGGCTCTGACCCGTGTGGAGGCAGTAACATTAGCCTCTGCACTGCTGGACGAGGCCTCCCTGCGGCCCATCGGGATCAGGAGCACAGACGCTCTCCGTAATGCAGCTCTTGGAGAACAATTCCTCGATGACTCCACTGTACTCTATTGCTTT TCCCAAAGCTTTCAGAAGCGAGGCAGTGTGAAAGCAGAGAAGTCTCGGTCTGCGGTGGAACTCAGTGGAAAAGTAGTAAAGAGAGGTTACCTGCTCAAACAG GGACACAAGGTGAAGAACTGGAAGGTGAGATTGTTTGTTCTGAGGGCAGAGCCTACTTTCCTGCACTATTATGACCCTAGCAAG GATGACATCACTCCGGTTGGCAGTATATCTCTGCGCGGCTGTCTGGTGTCTGCTCTGAATGATAACGGCATACCGTCAG GTGTTAAAGGTAAAGTCCAGGGGAACCTCTTTAAAATCATCACTCAGGCAGACACACACTATTACATCCAGGCTCCAACACACGAAGAAAGAATGGAATGGATCCAATCTATTAGACAACTGActtaa